In the Octopus bimaculoides isolate UCB-OBI-ISO-001 chromosome 18, ASM119413v2, whole genome shotgun sequence genome, one interval contains:
- the LOC106873297 gene encoding golgin subfamily A member 6-like protein 7: MRSPNDNAEQFLNDTVKELQTQHQNEISKIEEEHCRVIKEIEENHRNQFENCKQEMESQIESLKEHNSSLQSAFNSYRATLLEEMEKEWSYKQQEHDKKLEAEFQEQINALRERLEKEKESAIDNLMKEHREQEEQMKKEHEEKLESMAQYYHNVMQELKEMNSLRHKLKNTQMELEFLKDSHADLQKHFNNMNKEFTNTRGQLKAFEDNFDKKVDEVDDRYKLKINNLLMMNSELRTTFRKKCEELATEKYCASQRQEVNIKKIKDTIESCRQKKTEIPNVPGFQIPSQPADKETAVETTTDSAKDYHQLLDKDFFKWTDIVKSLN; encoded by the exons GCAGAGCAATTTCTCAATGACACAGTCAAAGAACTGCAGACACAACATCAGAATGAAATCAG taaaattGAAGAAGAGCACTGCAGAGTTATCAAAGAAATTGAAGAGAACCACAGAAACCAGTTTGAAAATTGCAAACAGGAAATGGAGTCTCAAATAG AAAGCTTGAAAGAACATAATTCCTCTCTCCAGAGTGCTTTCAATTCATACCGAGCTACTCTtctagaagaaatggaaaaagaatggTCTTATAAGCAGCAAGAGCACGATAAGAAGTTAGAGGCAGAATTTCAAGAGCAAATCAATGCTTTGC GAGAACGtcttgagaaagaaaaggagtcAGCAATTGATAATTTGATGAAAGAACATCGTGAGCAAGAAGAGCAAATGAAAAAGGAACATGAAGAAAAACTGGAG TCAATGGCACAATACTATCACAATGTGATGcaagaattaaaagaaatgaattctctgagacataaactgaaa AATACGCAGATGGAACTTGAATTCTTAAAAGATTCTCATGCTGACCTTCAAAAGCATTTTAACAACATGAATAAGGAATTTACCAATACT CGAGGACAGTTGAAAGCTTTTGAAGATAATTTTGACAAAAAAGTTGATGAAGTTGATGACCGTTATAAGCTGAAAATCAATAACCTCTTGATGATGAATTCAGAGCTTCGGACAACATTTCGAAAGAAATGTGAAGAATTAGCAACTGAGAAATACTGTGCAAGCCAACGCCaggaagttaatattaaaaagaTCAAGGACACAATAGAG AGTTGCCGACAGAAGAAAACAGAGATTCCCAACGTTCCTGGTTTCCAAATTCCATCTCAACCAGCCGACAAAGAAACTGCTGTTGAAACTACGACAGACTCTGCAAAAGACTACCATCAGTTACTAGACAAAGATTTCTTCAAATGGACTGACATAGTTAAATCGCTTAATTAA